Proteins from one Pseudoliparis swirei isolate HS2019 ecotype Mariana Trench chromosome 22, NWPU_hadal_v1, whole genome shotgun sequence genomic window:
- the LOC130213154 gene encoding steroid 21-hydroxylase → MPLEISCITVGAVFLVVVLLMVRICVNGHREKSVQEDHKGSTSTVVESGLLQYFCQFLPRSSSPCLPGPPGLFLLGNMMELTHEHLPIHLTNLAQRYGNIYRLKCGNTTMVVLNSSEVIREALVKKWSDFAGRPVSYTGDIVSGGGHTISLGDYNEEWRAHRRLVHSALQRCCQKSLHDVIERQALHLREVLMDYQGCAVDLSEDFTVAASNVITTLVFGKEYEKSSSELQRLHSCLNEIVALWGSPWISALDSFPLLRKLPNPVFARLLKEVAKRDDIIREHLNNYKSQDKKNEDTITGYLLRGLDKHPNTDHRVCLTDIHVHMATVDLLIGGTETTAAWLNWTVAFLLHRPEVQGKVYDELCTVLEGRYPKYSDRHRLPVLCSLVNEVLRLRPVAPLALPHRAIRDSSIAGYFIPKNTVIIPNLFGAHHDPAVWSDPYSFKPERFLEGGGISTRALLPFGGGARLCLGESVAKMELFLFTAYLLRDFHFIPPENEASLPDLRGVASVVLKVKSYTVTARPRPVTNP, encoded by the exons ATGCCATTAGAAATATCATGTATCACTGTGGGAGCTGTGTTTCTAGTTGTGGTGCTGTTGATGGTACGGATTTGCGTTAATGGTCATCGGGAAAAATCTGTACAGGAAGACCACAAGGGAAGTACGTCTACAG TAGTTGAATCTGGACTGCTGCAGTATTTCTGTCAGTTCCTGCCccgctcctcgtctccttgccTCCCGGGTCCTCCCGGCCTCTTTCTTCTAGGTAACATGATGGAGCTGACGCACGAGCATCTGCCAATCCACCTGACCAATCTGGCACAGCGGTACGGAAACATCTACCGCCTGAAATGTGGAAACACAA CCATGGTGGTACTTAATAGCAGTGAAGTCATACGAGAAGCACTGGTGAAAAAATGGTCAGACTTTGCTGGGAGACCAGTTTCATACACGG GTGATATTGTATCTGGGGGAGGGCACACGATCTCTTTGGGAGACTATAATGAGGAGTGGAGGGCACATCGTCGTCTTGTCCACAGTGCTTTGCAGCGTTGTTGTCAGAAATCATTGCATGATGTGATCGAGAGACAGGCACTGCATCTAAGAGAG GTTTTGATGGACTATCAAGGCTGTGCTGTAGATCTCTCGGAGGATTTCACAGTGGCAGCCAGTAATGTCATCACCACTTTGGTTTTTGGAAAAGAA TATGAGAAGAGTTCTTCAGAGCTGCAGAGGCTGCATAGCTGTCTGAATGAGATCGTTGCTCTGTGGGGTTCGCCCTGGATTTCTGCTCTGGACTCCTTTCCACTTCTCAGA AAACTCCCCAATCCTGTATTTGCCCGTCTCCTGAAAGAGGTGGCCAAGAGAGATGACATTATAAGAGAACATCTCAACAATTACAAG TCACAAGACAAGAAAAATGAGGACACCATTACAGGATACCTCCTCCGGGGCCTTGACAAACATCCCAACACAGATCACAGAGTG TGCCTGACAGATATTCATGTTCACATGGCCACTGTGGACCTTCTCATCGGTGGAACAGAGACCACGGCCGCCTGGCTGAACTGGACTGtggccttcctcctccacagaccAGAG GTGCAGGGCAAAGTCTATGACGAGTTGTGCACAGTACTAGAGGGAAGGTACCCCAAGTACAGTGACAGACACAGACTTCCTGTCCTGTGCTCTCTGGTCAACGAGGTGCTCAGACTCAGGCCGGTCGCCCCGTTGGCGTTACCACACAGAGCCATCAGAGACAGCAG TATTGCAGGTTACTTCATCCCTAAGAACACAGTCATCATTCCTAATCTTTTTGGGGCACATCATGATCCTGCAGTTTGGTCCGACCCATACAGCTTCAAACCAG AGCGCTTTCTGGAAGGTGGAGGGATCTCCACCCGAGCCCTGCTCCCTTTTGGAGGGGGTGCTCGGCTCTGTCTGGGAGAGTCTGTTGCCAAAATGGAGCTCTTTCTGTTCACCGCCTACTTGTTGAGAGATTTCCACTTCATCCCCCCTGAGAATGAGGCCTCTCTGCCCGACCTGAGAGGAGTTGCTAGTGTTGTTCTCAAGGTCAAGTCCTACACCGTTACAGCACGCCCAAGGCCTGTGACTAATCCATGA
- the smpd5 gene encoding sphingomyelin phosphodiesterase 5, which yields MALQASPFPNGCVAGIHAVGWAFILPCFWFLDRLIALCKSTTPERTQRLEKECYLHPLKVFFGSIIFFILFLVTAPLGFLGFMLWAPLQACRRPFHYHRETPASPDETHRGFELVGKASFGFATANLCLLPDSLARFNNLGHTQHRAAVIGQHIVQGVCRPHSRIFVDSPSSCGTPSPSNSILPTVNSSSYGAPDKHAPVSHHSDSAGVHVSIPLSNSQVTCDDTEEPSTDSPSLLLNMNDDSNQQGRASQRSVPRASLSQGLRQQDDVPWEVSSLFPANVDILCLEEVFDKRAAKKLTQALKPVFGHILYDVGVYACQPPCRCSSFKFFNSGLFLASRFLVLEAEYHCFPNSRGEDALAAKGLLSAKVLIGQNEKQKNVVGYFNCTHLHAPEGEGEIRYEQLNLVTKWIGDFQAANKLPDEDVAFDVLCGDFNFDNCSPDDTLEQSHCLFEDYRDPCRAGPGKEKPWVIGTLLEQPTLYEDDINTPESLRRTLESEDLRKRYISPPVPGKDRPLVYPETGQPWIGRRIDYILYRENSVSKHCRTEIEEVTFITQLAGLTDHIPVGLRLNVIMDSAG from the exons ATGGCCCTGCAGGCATCTCCATTTCCTAATGGGTGTGTTGCAGGCATCCATGCTGTGGGATGGGCATTCATCCTGCCCTGCTTCTGGTTTCTTGATCGTCTCATTGCTTTGTGCAAGTCCACCACCCCGGAGCGAACCCAGCGCCTCGAGAAGGAATGCTACCTCCACCCCCTCAAGGTCTTCTTTGGCTCGAttatcttttttattctttttctcgTAACGGCCCCTTTGGGCTTCCTGGGATTTATGCTCTGGGCACCTCTCCAGGCTTGCCGCAGGCCCTTTCACTACCACAGAGAGACACCAGCCTCACCAGACGAGACGCACAGGGGCTTCGAGTTAGTAGGAAAGGCCTCATTTGGATTTGCCACAGCCAACCTATGTCTGTTGCCTGACAGCCTGGCTCGTTTCAACAACCTGGGGCACACCCAGCACAGAGCGGCTGTGATTGGTCAGCACATTGTGCAGGGTGTGTGTCGACCCCATAGCCGCATCTTTGTTGACTCCCCCAGCAGCTGTGGAACTCCCAGTCCCTCCAACAGCATACTTCCCACCGTTAACTCCTCTTCATATGGGGCTCCTGATAAACATGCACCAGTGAGTCATCACTCTGATTCAGCTGGAGTGCATGTTTCAATCCCACTGTCCAATAGTCAGGTTACCTGTGATGACACAGAGGAGCCCTCGACTGACTCCCCTTCTCTGCTTTTGAATATGAATGACGACTCCAACCAGCAAGGCCGGGCAAGTCAGCGGAGTGTTCCCCGAGCTTCGCTCTCGCAGGGTCTCCGCCAACAGGACGATGTGCCCTGGGAAGTCTCGTCATTGTTTCCAGCCAATGTGGACATCCTGTGTCTCGAAGAGGTGTTCGATAAGCGGGCGGCCAAGAAGCTCACCCAAGCACTAAAACCCGTGTTTGGACACATACTGTATGACGTTGGCGTGTACGCCTGCCAGCCACCATGCAGGTGTTCCTCTTTCAAGTTCTTCAACAGTGGGCTGTTCTTAGCCAGCCGGTTCCTTGTGCTTGAGGCCGAGTACCACTGCTTTCCCAACAGCCGCGGGGAAGACGCACTAGCTGCCAAAGGCCTCCTTTCCGCTAAG GTGCTAATCGGGCAGAATGAGAAACAGAAGAATGTGGTTGGCTATTTTAACTGCACACATCTTCATGCACCAGAGG GAGAAGGGGAAATTCGCTATGAGCAGTTAAACCTTGTTACCAAGTGGATTGGTGATTTTCAAGCTGCCAACAAACTGCCCGACGAGGACGTGGCTTTTGATGTGCTCTGTGGAGATTTCAACTTTGACAACTGCTCACCTG ATGACACCCTGGAGCAAAGCCACTGTCTGTTTGAGGACTATAGAGATCCTTGTAGGGCAGGTCCTGGAAAAGAGAAGCCCTGGGTCATTG GTACTCTGCTGGAGCAGCCCACATTGTATGAAGATGACATAAACACCCCAGAAAGTCTTCGAAG AACTTTGGAGAGCGAGGATCTGAGAAAGCGGTACATCTCCCCTCCTGTTCCTGGAAAAGACCGACCCTTGGTTTACCCTGAGACTGGCCAGCCGTGGATCGGACGTCGGATCGACTACATCCTGTACCGCGAAAACTCCGTTTCAAAGCACTGCCGAACG GAAATTGAAGAGGTTACCTTCATAACCCAGCTGGCTGGCCTGACGGACCATATTCCCGTGGGCTTGAGACTGAATGTTATTATGGACTCTGCGGGTTAA
- the grinab gene encoding glutamate receptor, ionotropic, N-methyl D-aspartate-associated protein 1b (glutamate binding) has product MTTEKTAYAPIEGTPSPPSLPGQTAFPVTFDMNIPSPNMFGAPPATGFLAPGGQPAPTGFLAPGCQPAPGGFFAPGGFPAPGGQSAPGGFLAPGGQPAPGDFFAPGGFPSPGGPPAPGDFLAPGGVPGDFFAPGGFPSSGGPPAPGDFLAPGDVPGGFPAPGGLPFPPPTAFGPGVPGAFGMGKPSSSPYSPPGQGFNGNFSDDVYHSEEDPPPFHENQDFDFGLDNKSIRRAFIRKVFLVLTAQLTVTFAFVAVFTFVDEVKMFVMVNMWTYLVSYGIFFVSVCVISCCGSVRRRYPWNLVALSVLTLSMSYMVGMIASFHDTDSVIMAVGITAVVCFTVVLFSLQTKYDFTSCYGVLFVCLIVLIVFGILCIFIRNRILQIVYAGVGALLFTCFLAVDTQMLLGNKELSLSPEEYVFAALNLYTDIINIFLYLLAIIGRARGG; this is encoded by the exons ATGACCACCGAGAAGACCGCATACGCTCCCATCGAGGGGACTCCATCTCCACCCTCGCTTCCCGGGCAGACCGCGTTTCCTGTCACATTTGACATGAATATACCAAGCCCAAACATGTTTGGGGCCCCTCCTGCTACTGGGTTCCTTGCTCCTGGTGGCCAACCTGCTCCTACTGGGTTCCTTGCTCCTGGATGTCAACCTGCTCCTGGTGGTTTCTTTGCTCCTGGTGGTTTCCCTGCTCCTGGTGGTCAATCTGCTCCTGGTGGTTTCCTTGCTCCTGGTGGTCAACCTGCTCCTGGTGATTTCTTTGCTCCTGGTGGTTTCCCATCTCCTGGTGGTCCACCTGCTCCTGGTGATTTCCTTGCTCCTGGTGGTGTTCCTGGTGATTTCTTTGCTCCTGGTGGTTTCCCATCTTCTGGTGGTCCACCTGCTCCTGGTGATTTCCTTGCTCCTGGTGATGTTCCTGGTGGTTTCCCTGCTCCTGGTGGTCTCCCTTTCCCTCCACCGACTGCTTTTGGACCAGGTGTTCCTGGAGCTTTCGGAATGGGCAAGCCCTCTTCCTCGCCATATTCTCCACCAGGCCAGGGCTTCAATGGGAACTTCAGTG ATGACGTTTACCACAGCGAGGAGGACCCACCACCCTTTCATGAGAATCAAGACTTTGATTTCGGATTGGATAACAAGAGCATAAGAAGAGCCTTTATTCGAAAG GTATTCTTGGTGTTGACTGCTCAGCTGACTGTGACATTCGCCTTTGTGGCTGTTTTCACCTTTGTGGATGAAGTCAAGATGTTTGTCATGGTGAACATGTGGACCTACCTGGTGTCATATGGCATATTCTTCGTGTCAGTTTGTGTGATCAGCTGCTGTGGGAGCGTTCGCCGAAGATATCCATGGAATCTTGTCGCATTA TCAGTTCTGACTCTCAGCATGTCCTACATGGTGGGAATGATCGCCAGCTTCCATGACACTGACTCAGTGATCATGGCAGTAGGTATCACAGCAGTTGTGTGCTTCACAGTGGTCCTCTTCTCTCTACAG ACCAAGTATGACTTCACTTCCTGTTACGGTGTGCTTTTCGTCTGTTTAATTGTCCTCATCGTCTTCGGCATCCTCTGCATCTTCATCCGTAACAGGATTCTGCAAATTGTGTATGCTGGAGTGGGAGCGTTGCTCTTCACCTGT TTCTTGGCGGTGGACACACAGATGCTGCTTGGCAACAAGGAACTGTCCCTGAGTCCAGAAGAATATGTCTTTGCGGCTCTAAACCTGTACACAGACATCATCAACATCTTTCTCTACCTTCTTGCTATTATTGGAAGAGCAAGGGGGGGCTAA
- the rbm24b gene encoding RNA-binding protein 24b isoform X2 gives MMHSAQKDTTFTKIFVGGLPYHTTDTSLRKYFDVYGDIEEAVVITDRQTGKSRGYGFVTMADRASADRACKDPNPIIDGRKANVNLAYLGAKPRVIQPGFAFGMPQIHPAFIQRAYGVPAHYIYPQAFVQPSMMMSHVQSSAATATAAGATSPYLDYTGAAYAQYSAAAAAAYEQYPYAASPAPTSYMTTAGYGYAVQQPLAAAATPGAAAAAFSQYQPQQLQTDRMQ, from the exons ATGATGCACTCGGCACAGAAAGACACCACGTTCACCAAGATCTTTGTGGGAGGTCTTCCTTATCACACAACTGACACAAGTCTCAGGAAATATTTCGATGTGTATGGAGACATCGAGGAGGCTGTTGTCATCACCGATCGGCAGACGGGGAAATCCAGAGGTTATGGCTTT GTGACCATGGCAGACCGGGCCTCGGCTGACCGAGCCTGCAAGGACCCTAACCCCATAATAGATGGCAGGAAAGCCAATGTGAACCTGGCCTACCTGGGGGCCAAGCCCAGGGTCATACAGCCAG GATTTGCGTTCGGCATGCCTCAGATCCATCCAGCGTTCATCCAAAGGGCCTATGG AGTCCCAGCACACTACATCTACCCTCAGGCCTTTGTGCAACCCAGCATGATGATGTCTCATGTACAATCTTCTGCTGCTACAGCAACAGCTGCTGGTGCAACTTCCCCGTACCTTGACTATACTGGTGCAGCGTATGCCCAGTACTCTGCTGCCGCTGCGGCTGCATATGAGCAGTATCCATACGCAGCCTCACCAGCACCAACAAGCTACATGACTACAGCGGGGTATGGATACGCAGTCCAGCAGCCACTCGCCGCCGCTGCCACCCCGggagctgccgccgccgccttcAGCCAGTACCAACCTCAGCAGCTCCAGACAGATCGCATGCAGTGA
- the rbm24b gene encoding RNA-binding protein 24b isoform X1 — translation MMHSAQKDTTFTKIFVGGLPYHTTDTSLRKYFDVYGDIEEAVVITDRQTGKSRGYGFVTMADRASADRACKDPNPIIDGRKANVNLAYLGAKPRVIQPGEGLDYSFVSQLQDNQGFAFGMPQIHPAFIQRAYGVPAHYIYPQAFVQPSMMMSHVQSSAATATAAGATSPYLDYTGAAYAQYSAAAAAAYEQYPYAASPAPTSYMTTAGYGYAVQQPLAAAATPGAAAAAFSQYQPQQLQTDRMQ, via the exons ATGATGCACTCGGCACAGAAAGACACCACGTTCACCAAGATCTTTGTGGGAGGTCTTCCTTATCACACAACTGACACAAGTCTCAGGAAATATTTCGATGTGTATGGAGACATCGAGGAGGCTGTTGTCATCACCGATCGGCAGACGGGGAAATCCAGAGGTTATGGCTTT GTGACCATGGCAGACCGGGCCTCGGCTGACCGAGCCTGCAAGGACCCTAACCCCATAATAGATGGCAGGAAAGCCAATGTGAACCTGGCCTACCTGGGGGCCAAGCCCAGGGTCATACAGCCAGGTGAGGGACTGGACTACAGCTTTGTTTCCCAACTTCAAGATAATCAAG GATTTGCGTTCGGCATGCCTCAGATCCATCCAGCGTTCATCCAAAGGGCCTATGG AGTCCCAGCACACTACATCTACCCTCAGGCCTTTGTGCAACCCAGCATGATGATGTCTCATGTACAATCTTCTGCTGCTACAGCAACAGCTGCTGGTGCAACTTCCCCGTACCTTGACTATACTGGTGCAGCGTATGCCCAGTACTCTGCTGCCGCTGCGGCTGCATATGAGCAGTATCCATACGCAGCCTCACCAGCACCAACAAGCTACATGACTACAGCGGGGTATGGATACGCAGTCCAGCAGCCACTCGCCGCCGCTGCCACCCCGggagctgccgccgccgccttcAGCCAGTACCAACCTCAGCAGCTCCAGACAGATCGCATGCAGTGA